In Glandiceps talaboti chromosome 6, keGlaTala1.1, whole genome shotgun sequence, one DNA window encodes the following:
- the LOC144436961 gene encoding ribosome biogenesis protein BRX1 homolog: MAKRKRIDDPPKKNTKRPKKNRRKAMKVANKNKSIKKPEGEQIKKKKWTNKTRVLIFASRGISYRGRHLMNDLRTIMPHSKPDVKMAKRDGLFTINEICEMKNCSKVLFFEAKKKKDLYMWMSNIPHGPSAKFLVENIHTLDELKMTGNCLKGSRPILSFDSSFEELPHYSVLKELFTQTFSTPYHHPKSQPFVDHVYNFAVGDNRIWFRNYQIIEEDGSLAEIGPRFVLNLIKIFGGSFVGPTLYENPHYQSPNAQRRELKKVASYKYQNRVDSKLSLEVRRQETKDKTYKSDVTDEVFYTIRPEDAQGQEKTTFYRKE, from the exons ATGGCGAAACGCAAGAGAATCGATGACCCACcgaagaaaaacacaaaaaggCCTAAGAAGAACAGGAGAAAAGCGATGAAAGTAGCCAACAAGAATAAATCTATCAAAAAGCCTGAAGGGGAGCAAATCAAAAAG AAGAAATGGACAAACAAGACCCGTGTTTTGATCTTTGCGTCAAGAGGAATATCGTACAGAGGAAGGCATTTGATGAACGATCTCAGAACAATAATGCCACATTCTAAACCAG ATGTCAAGATGGCTAAGAGAGATGGCTTATTTACAATTAATGAG ATTTGTGAAATGAAGAACTGTAGTAAAGTACTTTTCTTTGAGGCAAAGAAGAAAAAGGATCTTTATATGTG GATGTCAAATATTCCACATGGACCGTCAGCAAAGTTTTTAGTAGAAAATA TTCATACTCTTGATGAGCTTAAGATGACTGGTAATTGTTTGAAGGGATCAAGACCTATTTTATCATTTGACTCATCATTTGAAGAGCTACCACACTACAGTGTACTCAAAGAACTTTTCACACAG ACATTCAGCACACCATACCATCATCCCAAGAGTCAGCCATTTGTAGACCATGTGTATAATTTTGCTGTGGGTGATAATAGAATATGGTTTAGGAATTACCAG ATTATAGAAGAAGATGGTTCCCTAGCAGAAATTGGACCaagatttgttttaaatttgattaaaatctttGGTGGTAGTTTTGTTGGCCCCACCTTGTATGAGAACCCTCACTATCAATCACCAAATGCA CAACGTAGAGAACTCAAGAAAGTGGCGTCATACAAATACCAGAATCGTGTTGATTCTAAACTATCACTAGAAGTTAGACGACAAGAAACTAAAGACAAGACATATAAATCAGATGTTACAGATGAAGTATTCTATACGATTAGACCAGAAGATGCCCAGGGACAAGAGAAAACTACATTTTATAGAAAAGAATAA